A single Chitinophagaceae bacterium DNA region contains:
- a CDS encoding acetyl-CoA carboxylase biotin carboxylase subunit, whose product MTIQKILIANRGEIALRVIRTAKEMGIKTVAIYSDVDRNSLHVRYADEAVWIGGIVSQDSYLRKEKIIEACKKTKADAVHPGYGFLSENADFAQMLQDNSIIFIGPSAASIRSMGDKLSAKKTVSQYNIPMVPGINRSIHNLEAVKKELEQIGYPILIKASAGGGGKGMRVVEKESDFESQYSLAVSEAKSSFGDGTVFIEKYIHSPKHVEVQILGDQHGNILYFFERDCSIQRRHQKLIEEAPCPILTPAIRRKIGETAVQVAKACNYYGAGTVEFIMDEQLNFFFLEMNTRLQVEHPVTEMITGIDLVRQQILIAEKKKMSIQQADLEIRGHAIEVRICAEDPLQNFLPDIGRLEVYKIPQGTGVRVDDGYEQGMLIPQYYDNMIAKLIVHAENRELAIQKMLRAIDDYKITGIAHTLSFCKFALQHPEFISGKFDTKFINKYFTPKMLDSEYTKNLGEIAATVAFLLHEKNKNTSIPVSNPSHNWKKRSK is encoded by the coding sequence ATGACAATACAAAAAATTTTAATTGCTAATAGAGGAGAAATAGCATTGAGGGTTATAAGGACAGCAAAGGAAATGGGAATAAAAACAGTTGCCATTTATAGTGATGTAGATAGGAATTCGCTTCACGTAAGGTATGCTGATGAGGCGGTTTGGATAGGAGGTATTGTTTCTCAAGATTCATACCTTCGAAAAGAGAAAATAATAGAAGCTTGCAAAAAAACCAAAGCAGATGCAGTTCATCCGGGATATGGTTTTTTATCCGAAAACGCAGATTTTGCACAGATGCTACAGGATAATAGTATTATTTTTATAGGACCTTCTGCGGCTTCCATTCGTTCTATGGGAGATAAGCTTTCCGCAAAAAAAACAGTATCTCAATATAATATTCCGATGGTGCCGGGTATAAATCGGTCTATTCATAATTTAGAAGCAGTAAAAAAAGAATTAGAACAAATTGGTTACCCTATTCTTATCAAAGCCAGTGCGGGAGGAGGTGGAAAAGGTATGCGAGTGGTAGAAAAAGAATCCGATTTTGAATCCCAATATTCATTAGCAGTAAGCGAGGCAAAGTCATCTTTTGGGGATGGAACAGTTTTTATTGAAAAATATATACATTCTCCCAAACATGTAGAGGTTCAAATTTTAGGAGACCAACACGGGAATATATTATATTTTTTTGAGAGAGATTGCAGTATCCAAAGACGACATCAAAAATTGATAGAAGAAGCACCCTGTCCAATTTTAACTCCCGCAATAAGAAGAAAAATAGGAGAAACAGCAGTTCAGGTAGCAAAGGCATGTAATTATTATGGAGCAGGAACAGTGGAATTTATTATGGACGAGCAGTTGAATTTTTTCTTTTTGGAAATGAATACCCGACTACAAGTAGAACATCCTGTTACAGAGATGATCACAGGAATAGACCTAGTGAGGCAACAAATCCTTATTGCAGAAAAAAAGAAAATGAGCATACAACAAGCAGACTTAGAGATAAGAGGACATGCTATTGAAGTCCGTATTTGTGCAGAAGACCCTCTTCAAAATTTTTTACCCGATATAGGGAGGTTAGAAGTATATAAAATTCCCCAAGGTACGGGAGTAAGAGTAGATGATGGTTATGAACAAGGAATGCTCATCCCTCAGTATTATGATAATATGATAGCAAAGCTTATAGTGCATGCGGAAAATAGAGAACTTGCTATACAAAAAATGCTCCGAGCAATAGATGATTATAAAATCACGGGCATAGCTCACACACTCTCCTTTTGTAAGTTTGCTCTGCAACATCCTGAATTTATATCGGGAAAATTTGATACTAAATTTATAAACAAATACTTTACACCAAAAATGTTAGATTCCGAATATACAAAGAATCTTGGAGAAATAGCCGCTACCGTAGCATTCCTTTTACATGAAAAAAATAAAAATACATCCATTCCCGTATCCAATCCATCTCATAATTGGAAAAAAAGATCAAAATAG
- a CDS encoding L-threonylcarbamoyladenylate synthase: protein MAEQGVDIQKAKDILEKGELVAIPTETVYGLSCNAFDEKAILSVFKAKKRPFFDPLIVHTNSFQKIQGMVEYIPEKAEILIKTFSPGPLTILFQKKKHIPDILTSGLETVGIRIPNHPLTLALLEKIDFPLAAPSANPFGYISPTTPKHVQEQLGKYISYILDGGNCSIGIESTIIGFPDGIPTLYRLGGTSIHKIEKITGKLHIKNYSNTDGVPTTAGMLKKHYSPHKKIIIGDINKLLTQYNYQEVSILSFKKKYSHPLLKENIVLSPSGSVDEAAKNIFASLRILDNSESKYILAELVPNRGIGKAVNDRLVRSQN, encoded by the coding sequence ATGGCAGAACAAGGTGTAGATATACAAAAGGCAAAAGATATATTAGAAAAAGGAGAGCTGGTAGCCATACCAACGGAAACAGTATACGGATTAAGTTGCAATGCCTTTGATGAAAAAGCCATTCTCTCTGTTTTTAAAGCGAAGAAAAGACCTTTTTTTGACCCTCTTATTGTGCATACAAATAGCTTTCAAAAGATACAAGGAATGGTAGAATATATACCAGAAAAAGCAGAAATACTTATCAAAACTTTTTCACCCGGACCGCTTACCATACTCTTTCAAAAAAAAAAACATATACCAGATATACTTACTTCAGGATTAGAAACAGTAGGAATTCGTATTCCCAATCATCCTCTTACTCTTGCTTTATTGGAAAAGATCGATTTTCCACTCGCTGCCCCCAGTGCAAATCCTTTTGGATACATAAGTCCTACTACCCCAAAACACGTTCAAGAGCAACTCGGAAAATATATATCCTATATATTAGATGGTGGGAACTGTTCTATAGGTATAGAATCTACCATTATTGGTTTTCCGGATGGGATTCCTACTTTATACCGATTAGGGGGAACAAGTATACATAAAATAGAAAAAATAACAGGGAAGCTTCATATAAAGAATTATAGTAATACTGATGGAGTACCTACAACAGCTGGTATGCTCAAAAAACACTATTCTCCTCACAAAAAAATTATTATAGGCGATATAAACAAACTTCTCACACAATACAATTATCAAGAAGTATCCATTCTTTCATTTAAAAAAAAATACTCTCATCCTTTGTTGAAAGAAAATATAGTTCTCTCTCCTTCAGGTAGTGTGGATGAGGCGGCGAAAAACATATTTGCATCGCTTAGAATTTTGGATAATAGTGAATCAAAGTATATTCTGGCAGAGCTCGTTCCTAATAGAGGTATAGGAAAAGCAGTGAATGATCGATTGGTAAGATCTCAAAATTAA
- a CDS encoding NADH-quinone oxidoreductase subunit K — MNLYGFLLISFFIFITGIVLIFTRRRPIIILIGIELVFNASALNFAVLNEINLKNTDGQFFALIIICVAVIETMLALSMLINKHKQGQEKE, encoded by the coding sequence ATGAATTTATATGGATTTTTACTCATAAGTTTTTTTATATTTATTACGGGTATTGTATTAATATTTACAAGAAGAAGACCTATTATAATTCTCATAGGGATAGAATTAGTGTTTAATGCTTCGGCTCTCAATTTTGCAGTATTGAATGAAATAAATTTAAAAAATACAGATGGGCAGTTTTTTGCCCTCATTATAATATGTGTGGCAGTGATAGAGACAATGCTTGCACTTTCTATGCTTATTAATAAGCACAAACAGGGACAAGAGAAAGAATAA
- a CDS encoding UDP-2,3-diacylglucosamine diphosphatase, whose protein sequence is MKEILFLETDKKIYFASDFHLIFEKTTKREEKIIRWLEHIESDAGAIFLVGDIFDFWFEYKYVIPKGFISLQSKIKNLVQKKIPIYFFTGNHDMWMSDYFVKELGVKIYKQNQVFVCGDKQIFIGHGDGIGPNDFVYKCLKKIFQNTICQFFFRCLHPDIGMSIANAWSQKSREKNGEKNTFMGEKEWILSFCKEEEKKNHNDFYIFGHRHLPIHTDVADTSQYINIGDWITHFSYAVFDGEKVKLFYFNK, encoded by the coding sequence ATGAAAGAAATACTCTTTTTAGAAACGGATAAAAAAATTTATTTTGCCAGTGATTTCCATCTTATTTTTGAAAAAACAACAAAACGAGAAGAAAAAATTATAAGATGGTTAGAGCATATAGAATCAGATGCGGGAGCAATTTTCTTGGTAGGTGATATATTTGATTTTTGGTTTGAGTATAAATATGTAATACCTAAAGGGTTTATTTCTCTGCAATCGAAAATAAAGAACCTGGTACAAAAAAAAATACCTATTTATTTTTTTACAGGCAATCACGATATGTGGATGAGTGATTATTTTGTGAAAGAGTTGGGAGTAAAGATATATAAACAGAATCAAGTTTTTGTCTGCGGAGACAAACAAATTTTTATAGGACATGGAGATGGAATCGGTCCAAATGATTTTGTTTATAAATGCCTCAAAAAAATATTTCAGAATACAATATGTCAATTTTTTTTTAGATGCTTACACCCTGACATAGGTATGTCTATAGCAAATGCATGGTCACAAAAAAGTAGAGAGAAGAATGGAGAAAAGAATACATTTATGGGAGAAAAAGAATGGATTCTTTCTTTTTGCAAAGAGGAAGAAAAAAAAAATCACAATGATTTTTATATTTTTGGACATAGGCACTTACCTATTCATACAGATGTTGCCGATACCTCTCAATACATAAACATTGGTGATTGGATAACTCATTTTTCTTATGCTGTTTTTGATGGTGAGAAGGTAAAACTCTTTTATTTTAATAAATAA